One Pirellulaceae bacterium genomic window, TCGTCGTGATGAACGAGACATCAGACCGAAAAACGGCAGCAAGAAATGGCCGACAATTAAAAGCAGGCTGATGTAGAGCCATCCGTTTTCCTGACGTACCAGATACCACATCGTCTCTTCTGGGATATTTGCGTACCAAATCAGGATGTACTGTGAAAAAGCGATGTAAGCCCAGAAAAACACGAAACCAAATAACAGCTTCGCCAAATCGTGTAGATGCTCGGTGCTGACCTGCCCCTTCAACAATCCGAAATACTGGAATCCGACAACCGCCAGTGGAAGCGCAGCAAACACCGACACCGCACACCCGGCGAAGAAGTAGATGCCAAAAATGGTACTGAACCAGTGAGCGTCCAATGACATCAACAAGTCAAAAGCGGCAAAGTTCACGGTCAAAGCGAAAGCAATCATGCCGGGGCCACTCAGCTGCCTCAATCGGCCAGAAATCTCCGGATCGGCCGTTTTATCCTGTGCCATCGAATAACCAACGAAGACTCGGCACAAGAGGCCCCAGACCAAAAAATAGCCCAAGCATCGAATCATGAAGAACGGAGCGTTGAGGTATCCAGATTTGCCTTGAATCAACAAATCGGAAGCTCTGACTGCCGGATCATTCCAGGTGTAGAGGGCGTTACTTCCAAACAGAAGCGGAATGACAATCGGTAAACAAAGCAGCCCCAACACGGGAAGCGGGCTGGCCAGGATCTCGGCGATCCTACGAACAACAACACTCCAACGGGCACCCGTGAGGTGCTGGAGCATTACAAAGAAAAGCGAGCCCAGGCTCACACTCAAGAAAAACGCAAAGTTCAGCAGGTAGGCATGCGACAAGCGCGAGAAACTATTCGCGTCGACAAGACTTAGTAATCCGGCCATCACCAGACCACCGAGACCCAGTAACGAAAGGCGAAGCGGCCAATGCCGGTCAATTGTCGAAATTTTCTTTTCGGAAAACATATGATCTATCGTCATCTTCGGTAGTCCTACTTCATCTCTCTCAAAGTCGCCCGAAATGACTCGGGAACATCCTGTAACGAGGCTCGCTGGCTTCTTTGCAGAGCCCGAAGGTAAAGCACGATCGCCCAGCGATCGCTGGGGGGAATCTGATGGCCATAGGCAGGCATCTTTCGAACGCCGTTGGTGATCGTGTTATAGATTTGACCGTCCGGCATTTCGCGAATGTAATCTGCATGAATCGACGTAGGAGGAACCCATGTCCCTTGCTCCAACTCCAAAGCCCTCTGCGACGCAAGCCCGTTTCCAAATCCCGCCCTACCATGGCAGACGGCACAATGGATGTTGAATCTCTCTCTGCCACGATCCATCAGTTCGGGTGTTATCTTCATAGGGATCCGAGCAACCCAATTAGAGTGGGGCCCTGGACCGCTACCGGCATCATCCGTCGTCGACAAGACATTGGAAGGTATACCGGCTTCGGTCGTACCAAGCTCAAACTCGGCACTCAACGGAGATGGCCGCCTTGAAACAGTGCCCTCTACCCGTGGCCGACTAGCACGACCATCTGTGAAAAGCGTTGTCGCTGCTTGAGACTTGAATTTCGGTTGAAAATCCATATCGAAAAAGGTGTGGAGCCGCGGTTTCTCCGAGGTGGTCGAACGAACACTCGCGATCACAGCAGGCGGTAACAATGCGAGGGACACTGCAACGATTCCCACCAGGACAATTCCGCTCGGCGTACGCGAGGACTCCGCGACCCCTTCAAGCTCCTCAACACGCGAAGCACTGACGCCCCTCAACACAGCGGTCGTCCTTTTTCGGTCGTACAATTCGTCCGAGGAGTCAACAAACAGAAAGAAACCGTCATCCGTTACCTGAAGAAATGACTTACTCCGAAACAGGGGATTTGCAAGCTGCGGTAATCCATTGAGAGCCAACATGCCAAAGAATGCCGCGAAGGCTGCTGCAAGAATAATCACCTCGAATGCAACTGGAATGTTGGCGGGAAGACTAAACAAGGGCTTGCCACTGACCACAAACGGATAGTCCACCGCATTGGTCCAGTATTGAAAACCCAACGCCACCACGCCGGCAGTCATGCCTACCCACAACACTAAATAGGGCAGTCGCGATCGCGGAATCCCCAACGCCTGATCAATCCCATGAACCGGGAATGGGGAAAAAGCCTCCATCCGAACCAAACCGTTCCGGCGTAGTTCTCTGGCAGCCGCCAACAGCTCCGTTTGATTTCGAAATCTGGCTAACAGACCCTGCGGCTGAATCTTGCTGTCCTCGCGTATGTGATTCATTTTCAGGCCCCTTGTCCGGCAAACGCCGGCTCACTGCGGTCGTCACTTGGCGTGGACAGACGCTTGAGATCGGCCGGTGTTCCGTCCGATTCGGCAGTCGGTAAAACGGCCTTCACCTCAGACATCGCGACGATCGGGAGATAACGACAGAAAAGCAAGAAAAGCGTGAAGAACAACCCGAAGCTGCCCACAAACATCAACACATCGATTGGCGTGGGGACAAAGTATCCCCAGCTGGACGGAAGAAAATCGCGACTCAACGAAGTTACCGTAATGACGAATCGCTCGAACCACATCCCGATATTCACGAACACGCACACCACGACCATCAGCCAGGGCGTCGTGCGAAATTTCTTAAACCAAAACAATTGCGGTGAGAGGACGTTACAGGTCACCATTGTCCAGTAGGCCCAGGCATAAGGACCGAAGGCTCGATTAATAAAGGCAAATTGTTCGTAGCGGTTACCCCCATACCACGCGACAAAGAACTCAACCGCGTACGCAAAACCAACCATCGTGCCTGTTGCGAGAATGATCTTGGTCATGTTCTCCAGATGCTTCATCGTCACAAGATCTTTAAGACCGAAAAACGCTCTCGCAGGTACCATTAACGTTACGACCATCGCAAAGCCGCTAAAAACAGCGCCGGCAACAAAGTACGGAGGAAAAATCGTGGTATGCCAGCCAGGAAGCTGAGAGACTGCAAAGTCAAAACTGACGATGGTGTGCACACTCAGCACGAGGGGTGTAGCGAGCGCAGCTAACAGCACATAGGCTTTCTCGTACTGGCTCCACTGTCTGGCGGACCCCGTCCAACCAAGGGCAGCCACTCCGTAGACAATT contains:
- a CDS encoding quinol:cytochrome C oxidoreductase translates to MTIDHMFSEKKISTIDRHWPLRLSLLGLGGLVMAGLLSLVDANSFSRLSHAYLLNFAFFLSVSLGSLFFVMLQHLTGARWSVVVRRIAEILASPLPVLGLLCLPIVIPLLFGSNALYTWNDPAVRASDLLIQGKSGYLNAPFFMIRCLGYFLVWGLLCRVFVGYSMAQDKTADPEISGRLRQLSGPGMIAFALTVNFAAFDLLMSLDAHWFSTIFGIYFFAGCAVSVFAALPLAVVGFQYFGLLKGQVSTEHLHDLAKLLFGFVFFWAYIAFSQYILIWYANIPEETMWYLVRQENGWLYISLLLIVGHFLLPFFGLMSRSSRRSRRVLVGWCVFLLVMQWVDLLWLVMPSFSTTFIPVGVVELFCFVGVGSIWLSCVLKLAANTHLVPTGDPHLSESLSFHNV
- a CDS encoding DUF3341 domain-containing protein, with amino-acid sequence MNHIREDSKIQPQGLLARFRNQTELLAAARELRRNGLVRMEAFSPFPVHGIDQALGIPRSRLPYLVLWVGMTAGVVALGFQYWTNAVDYPFVVSGKPLFSLPANIPVAFEVIILAAAFAAFFGMLALNGLPQLANPLFRSKSFLQVTDDGFFLFVDSSDELYDRKRTTAVLRGVSASRVEELEGVAESSRTPSGIVLVGIVAVSLALLPPAVIASVRSTTSEKPRLHTFFDMDFQPKFKSQAATTLFTDGRASRPRVEGTVSRRPSPLSAEFELGTTEAGIPSNVLSTTDDAGSGPGPHSNWVARIPMKITPELMDRGRERFNIHCAVCHGRAGFGNGLASQRALELEQGTWVPPTSIHADYIREMPDGQIYNTITNGVRKMPAYGHQIPPSDRWAIVLYLRALQRSQRASLQDVPESFRATLREMK
- the nrfD gene encoding polysulfide reductase NrfD, with protein sequence MTTASLNSIDRDDAQGCNSFPDGQQYRSITDRICGIVEKPKPPRAWYVAFAISSSLTVMLFALIGLVIARGVGEWGNNAPVFWAWPIVNFVFWVGIGHAGTLISAILFLFRQNWRTSINRFAEAMTIFAVMCAGIFPAIHVGRVWFVYWLAPYPSQHLAMWPNFRSPLLWDVFAVSTYATVSLLFWYMGMIPDLATLRDRASSRLRQIVYGVAALGWTGSARQWSQYEKAYVLLAALATPLVLSVHTIVSFDFAVSQLPGWHTTIFPPYFVAGAVFSGFAMVVTLMVPARAFFGLKDLVTMKHLENMTKIILATGTMVGFAYAVEFFVAWYGGNRYEQFAFINRAFGPYAWAYWTMVTCNVLSPQLFWFKKFRTTPWLMVVVCVFVNIGMWFERFVITVTSLSRDFLPSSWGYFVPTPIDVLMFVGSFGLFFTLFLLFCRYLPIVAMSEVKAVLPTAESDGTPADLKRLSTPSDDRSEPAFAGQGA